The Aspergillus fumigatus Af293 chromosome 5, whole genome shotgun sequence nucleotide sequence GACCGTGAGACAGAACACATCCACAACGCGGACGCAGTATTATTTCCAAGTGATTTTGTGGGCGACAGCTGGACTGTCTATCTTCCGATTCATTGGGTCGATCTACTTCCTGGGCAAGTCGGGAATCTTATGTTGCGTAGCACGTCGATGATTCAGGATATTATGCACTGTGATAGAGAACGATACCAAGAGCCATGAATTGCATGTCTAATCCTCTGACTGCCAGTACCTCACTGTAATGATATAGACCTGTTGCTGACATTCAATGGGTCTTGTCTGTCGTGTTTTTGCAGTCGGACCCAACCAGAAGACCCCCGATTATGGCCAGGACAGGAGCGTATCCCCAGTGATTCCATTGTCCATGGCCCTGGCTCCAACACACGGCCCCGTCAGCAAAGGCGACCGCACTGGTCGCGATCAACGTCCAACCCAGGGACTTGCGAGTGCCGAGAAAACCCGCCGCGTAGATGGTGAGGCCCATAAAAATGTCCCGCACGCCGTATATAATCATCAGGTTATCGACAAGGCTACGGCCGCTGGGAGCAACGGGGGGTTCAAACtcgaagaaggtcaaggcaTGTTCGGGACGCAGGATGGCGTTGATACCAAAACTGATGGGGATGAATCCCACGACGGTGGTGAGGAGCGACACGGACGCTGATTGAGACATGGTTGAGATGGCCAAATAGATAGAACAGGATTGAGATATCGTGATGTCCCGATGAGagacggagtagataggttGGGGGGTTGAGGATGGTCTATTTATTtacctctttcttcccctGTTGACAAGGCTGACACTTGTCTTGGCTCTAGGCAGACGTGTCATACGTGAGGAGTCTTTGGTGCCATAGCAACATTGTCTTTGTCAGTAGCATCTTGACCTATGGTGACAAAGTGCTCATCCGCTATAAGTTAGTTGCCGAGCGCGTTACTTCAAGGTGAGCAACAGAAATAATTGGGTCTCTTCAGCGACATCCTTGACAACAATACTGGATCTGGGGTGTGGATAGCCTTTAGAATATGCTATTGCCGCGGTTGAGATACATACAAGCATCTTTGGGAATAGTGAACGCGTTCCAGCGACTACTGAGCAGCTCGTCTAATCGATATTCTATCCATGAGTGCGAATCACagtcttttcttccctttcgGGACCCGACAAAGCCAGTAGAGGAAGACCGCCCCGAAGGTGTTAACGGCGACATACACCCAGAGCAGCCCGAAATCCCTCCAGCGAGTCGCGAAGTCAATGCTGAAATTCCTCAAGTATTGGCTCGTGTTATCAACACGACAATACTGGCATTGCTCATCACCGCGCGCGGCCGAATCCAGCAAGTACCCCCCGGCCAAGGCCATGTAGTCCTCCATGTACTCGCCGCAAGTCCGATTCGCAGGAGGCGAAAACGCCAGGAACTCGTTAGCCGCGCAGTGCATCGGAGCATCACCCAGGCTCGCCGACAACAGTCCCGACACCAGGTACGTGAACGGGTTGACCCGATACATGAAGATCCAGAAACCAGGGAGCGCATGCGGGCCGGCGAGGATGCCGCAGAAGGCGTACATCATGATGCCCATGATGTTTGCGAGCGCGGAGGCGAGCTCGGCGCTCTCGACGCCGGCGATGAGGAGATGCGCAAAGGagctggcgaagaggaagGTGGcccagatgatgaggaagacgagggtGCTTCGGGAATGGACGCTGTCGGTGTATTCGGCGTTGCGGTAGAGGCCGACGGGGTAGAACCAGGCCAGGAAACAGAGAACTGCCGCGATCTGAGGCTCATATGATTAGTCCGGGTCTGTGTCTGTGCATATCTGCCCTCTAACGACTTACCGTGTTCCATGCAAACTCCACGGCGATATTGGAGAGAACGAAGGCTTGCCAGGAGTAGGTCTTGGACTGGCGCTCGCGAGACTCGTATAAAGTTCGCTGGGTGACAAATGTTGGAAtgatctggaagatgagttggatgacgacgaagaggaagacaaagacaCCAAACACCTGGTTCTGTAGTCCCTGGGCGGTGTTGTCGCCtttgaagaaggagaagccaatgaagatggacTGCAATTTGCGTAACGGTTAGACAACACACCCACGGGTTTGACCACGCAGTTAACTTACCGAGCCGACGGTCAGGATCGCCTTGGAATAGAGATACGACGGCGTCCGCCAGTACTGCTGGAAGACTCGACGACCGACCTGGCCCAGCTGGGCTGGGAACGGGGCCGCAAACTCGGAGTAGCTGGATGGGTCATCCGAATGCACCGACGAAGGCTGACTGGCCAGCTGTCTCAGGCGAGACAATTCCTGGCGAACCTGCTGGTACTCCGGACTATTGCGCCACACCGCTGGCCAGTCGATATCCGTATGAGCTCCTGGCGCGGCTCCAATCACCTCGAGCATATGTTCTGCCGGGTTGGCACCTTTCGGGCAGGGGGGTCCACCATTGCGAACAAAGTAATCCATCAGGGTCCTGGCCCCCGATCCAATTTCCCCAAAGTAAACGGTCTTTCCTCCCTTGGCGAGGAGCAGGAGTCGGTCGAAGCGCTGGAACAACATGGCCGACGGTTGATGGATCGTACATAAGATGGCCTGTCCGTTTCTGGTCAACGTCTCCATGAGGTTGCATATCGACCAGGACGTCTGGCTGTCTAGCCCAGACGTGGGTTCATCCAGGAACAAGAGCAGCTTGGGACGGGCAGCCAGCTCCACTCCGATGGTGAGCCGTTTCCTCCGTTCCACGTTCAAGCCTTCCCCGGGGACGCCGACAATCGCGTCGGCGTAGTCTCGCATATGCAGGAGGTCAATCACTTTTTCCACGTactccagcttctcctcccgGCTGTATTGGGGTGGTTGCCGCAGGAGAGCGCTGAACTCGAGCGCCTCACGGACGGTTGTGGTGGCCAGGTGGAGGTCCTGCTGTTGGACATATCCCGTCTTTCGCTGGAATGAACTGTCCCGCTGTCGTCCGTCCACCAGCGTTTCGCCCGTGACGACTCCGACCGTCGTTCGGCTGGCCAGGACATCAAGCAAGGTAGTCTTCCCAGCCCCGGAGACGCCCTAGGTACATTCTCTTAGCGTCTCTCGAATGTCACAGACAGGCAGAAAAGGGACTTACCATCAGAGCAGTCAGTGTACCAGGTTTGATCCATCCATCGACGTGGTCGAGAATCCGCCTCGTTTCGTTCTTGATCTTCACATCGTAACACACATCTTCCCAGTGAAATATAGACGTCTGCGTCTCAACACCCTCAACAGGAGTCGGGGCCTCACTGTACTTTTCACTCGGCacggcagaggcagagggcTGTTCCTCGTCGCGCTGCCCCTGCTTTGCTCGCGCGATATGAGCGCTCCCGCGTCGGAATACAAGTACCTCGCCTTTTGACCGCTTCGAAGCAACAAGCTCCGTCGTCACAAAATGGCACACGGCCAGGAAGACGGtcatggcgatgatgatccCAAAGTTGCGCCAGCGGTGGCTGTTGACGTAGCCGTACGAGGAGCGGACAAACACGTCGCCCGAAACGACATCTGAGCCCGAAGTCGCTCCGACAGTCGAGCATACGCGCTGCGTGCGGGATACATCCTCGTAGCCTGGCCCGGATGGGACAAAAGAGGAACACGGGAACTCACGTCCGTGGAACTCGTTGATCATGACGGCTTCGAAGCCATATGACACGGGGTTGAGCCATCGAATCCACGAGGCCCAGCCGCGCATGTACGACACAGGAATGGTGAAGCCAGTATATAAGACAAGGGCCAGCAGAATGATAGACGAAGGAGCAAGGGCCTGGTCGATGGTCTTGGTCAAGGATGCAAACCAGCGGAAGAACATCGACATGGCCAGCATCATTGACGTGGAAAtcaacaggaagaagaaaaacgGGCCCGGCTCGCGTCGCAGGTTCGACATGAAGTATAGCGTGAGAttgaccaaggaggaattCACGAACTTGTATGGAAGACTCATGATAAAGGACGACAGAGCCTCCGCGCTGGGGTGGTAGTATGCGTAGCGGCTCTGTTTCTCCACAATGGTGCGTTTCTCGTACAATGTCAGAATCTCGAGGACACTGGCAAAGGCGTTGAGCAAGACCATCATAAAGAGCAGGGCGCCGCGGTAGTAGAACGAGGATGTGTCTCCGGTGAGGTTGTAGAAGATGCTGGCAATGATCAGAGCCTCGAAAAAGTTTCCGATGAGCATGGCCAATGTGACACTGGGGTCGTTCTTGAGACGCTGCCATTCCCTCCACAAACACAGTTTAACCTGGCCCCTGTAGGACAGGGTGTATGGCGATTTCTCTCGCTGCCGGTGTGACTTCTCTGCCCTCCGTGAGAGGGCAAACTGGTGGAGATCGGGTCCGTCAAGCGGATGCTCGGTGCTGTACTTCTCGATTGCGTGCAATAGGGACTGCCGTTGCGGACTCTCTTTCCAGCGCTGCGCAAACTCTTCTGGGGTGCGAGGAGCCATGTGCTCAAACCCGGGTTTGACAATGCGTTCAGCGGGGCTGCACATCGAGGTGAGGAAATCGGCGGTGGTCTGAGATTCAGGGCACTGGAATCCAAGCTGCTCGAAGTAGGCTTGGGCCTCGTGCGCCGCGCCAAAGTATATCTGCCATCCTTCATACAGAACAAGGACTTTGTCAAACAACTGTCCATCCATCAGCTGGTGCCTAGCGGGTTCATTCCAGTGGTATTTCACTCACATCGTATGCCGCTTGAGGGGCTTGGTAGATGGCCACACAGGAGGTAATCCCAAAGACATCGCTCTGCGTCCGCAATGTCCGACAGAATTCCACAGCATTCGCACTGTCCAGACCTCGGGTACTATTATCCCAGCATTGCAGGGGGGAGTATCCCAGAGCAGCCTCGGCAATGGTGACTCGCTTCCTCTCACCGCCGCTGACGCCTCGAACAAAGTCATTCCCCACACGCGTGTTGATGGTATGGCCAATGCCAAACATGGCCATGATCACATCGCGCAGATGTTTGGCGTACTCCTGTCGGGATAGACCCCCCGGGATCACCTGCGGGGCACGAGCAAGGGCGGCAAAATACAATGTGTCTCCTACTGAGAGCATGGGGAAGTGAGCGTCCACCTCGGCCGTGTAGATTGCCTCGCCGCGAAAAGCCGTCGACATCTGTTTGGGGCTGATGCCGTGGTAGTTGATATATGACGCTGCATCCACATTCAGACCGTGGGTCTCGCCCGCAATCGTTCTGAGAAACGTTGAGCAACCGGAGCCAGGAGGGCCAAGGACACACAGCTGTTCTCCGGGCAGCACCAGGCCCTCGACGTCGTGCAGAATATCGACCCGCTGTTTTCCGCCTCCCAGGGCCTGTCGGACCATCGTCGGCACCTTCAGGAGCGCATTGCCAACGCTCATCTGATAGTCCACGGGGCTGCCATACCCAAATACATTCAGATTTTTGAACGCGACACCTACCACGCGAGGGGGGTGGCCATCATCCTGCCGGTAACGAGCGTTGTAAAAGGCTCGGGCCCATTTTCTGGCATCAAACGAAGGGCTCTGGGGGTTGAGACTGCTATTTTCACCGGCTCCAAAGAGAAATGAATGATGGGACCGTCGGGATTGGGCGCTTATCTTGCGGACCAGGTTTGTCAACCGGCGGTCGATATCCTCAGCGGTGACCTTTTCATCTGGAGCAGCATCCAGGCGTTCCTCGCCATCGGGGAGCTGGGCCTCGGAAGGAGTATCCTCCCCCGTTGACCAGCGGTTATCCGTCGAGTTCAGGGCCATAGGGTCGATCAACCGAGGTGAGGATCACGTTCGTACTGTTCCGGCATCAGGAATGTAGGAAACGCTGGTTCCTGGAATATTTAAACCGGAATGTCAGTATGCGACCCATCCATCTCGGCGTCCCGCGGAGCACCTGAATGAAACAGAAGGCGATGCTGTCCAAATTCAGAAAGATCCAGATTACTTGGCACCAAGCTATGACTCTGCTTCGGAGCAttggcagcagcaccaaCATGAGTCTGTCTGGTCTTGGCCATCGTCTTCGGGCCCCGCGGAACCCGCGTCCTCCACCGTGTATTTCCGCAGACAGTCTGGATGATTGTTGGGTGCTTTCCGACCGAACTGCTACCTAGAAATGAGTCATAGGCAATTGCTAAGCCGAGAATCGAAGTCGCAATCATGTCTGCCTGgtgatctccttcttggcaTGCCCTTGTAGCCAGCGAGACCAATTTCCGGGCGCATTATCGGAATAAGGCGCGACATATGACCGGGGAACATTGTAAGGCGATGACTTCTACGAGGATCCAGAGTGATCGTGAAGCCTTTGCGCAAGTCAGTAGTTTGGTCCAAGTTGTCCGGAAGAGGTCCAAACGGCGACTTTGCGTTGCCTATCAATCTTCTACCTACACATTGTGGGCAGCATCAGCTCAGAAATATCGTCTACCGTTTCGCGTTTTCGGGAACGTGTCTCATGAATGATATATCAAGGTGGCATTGAGATGCTCCAATTTTGCAATTTGCAGTTGTCCCGCTTGCTAATGGAGCGATCAGAGCCTAAGAAGGGGTCGTGGCTGCCAGCAGAGATCCTCCTTGAGCCCATCAGAAACGACCACGGCTGTGGTAGGGGAATAGGACAGAGTTCAGTTGGCGCATGGCCGTCATGATCCTACATCCTGAACTGAATCGCTATCGAGGGCGACCCAACGGAGTAGGCTATCTCTTGTTCGAAATGAGATGAGCGCAGAAAGACGCCGGTCTCCCAGGAATGACCGAACGAGGAGTGCTAACCGGTCATGGTGACAAGTAACCGGCTGACATAGGATTCGCTGCAAGGGAAGCGAATCATCCGAGCATCTTCATTCTGCTCGCTTTCGTCTTTCGGCAGAAGATTAAGACCAGAGACAAATCCATCTGCTAATTCCCGGCACTGCCGACTATTGCAGCAAGAGATCCAGACTTGCAGGCTTGGATGAAGGCAGGAGGAATACGAAAAAGGGGAGGTCACTTTAGATAGGCATGGTCCATACAGTGGTGAATATCATACTCGTGCGGAAAGCTCGAGAGAAGactggaggagatgcagaCCATTTATAATCCGAATACGAGCACCCAACAGCCATGGGCCTTTTTTCGCGGTACATCTACATCAAGGGAAGAGCGTCGCTCTCTATACGAGATCCTAGTGTCTTGGCCAATTTGATTAGCTTCTGGATTCTGCTATCGACTAGTTGGCATCACATTCGATATGGACACAACATTGAAATGGCACTGGGACACAGTGCAGTTCGTGCTGAATTGCGGCGAAAGAACCTGCAGACGAATTCTATATAAGGCCTCTCCTATCCCGCTCAAAGTTGACATCCACAAGCCAGCTCAACCCCGTCAAGAATACTCCGACAGAAACAAGCTAATCACTCGATAAGGTAGGCAGCTTCCTCATACAGTACGATCTGAACTGACCATTGCACAGGCATCATGAAGATCGCAGCTCTCGCCGCCACTTTCGCCCTGGCCCTCGTCCCCAGCGTGTCTGCCTGGCGTGTGTACTTTTaccagctgaaggagggcGAGGGTCCCTCTATCACCAATGCTGGGCCTGGAAATCCCGGGTTCAGGTGCCATCCCAACGTCGACCCTCTCAACCAGAAGATTTCCTCGATGAGGTACTACTCGGACAATCCGGAGGGCACCACCCGCTGCTGTCTTAGAGTATACGACAGCCCCGGCTGCAAAGGCGACTTTGGATATTCGTTCTGCCGGAACCAGTTCCTCAACTTTGCCGACATTGGTCATGACAACGATGTGAGCTCCTACTCGACCGAGTGCTTCAAAATTTGAGCTCCGGTCCGTAGGCGGCCAACTGGCAATGAGGAGATTGGAGACGATGACGCGAAGAGGTTCTTCAGGTTGTATGTATATAGACCCGAAAGCACTTCAATTATGGAATAGCACTGTCTTCCTTTCATCGTCCCCTGCCTCAATCACCgtctcttcttgtcctcttctGGATTCCCGCGAATTGTGGTCGGGCCATAACCCATTGGCCCGCTGCGGTCTATGCTGTACTTCAGGCCAGCCCGGCTTTTGCCACTGCTGAATACCTTGGAAATCATCATGACAACGAGTAATTTTAGAGCCGGCGCGCAGGCCGCAAGAATGGACAGTTCCATTTCGATGGTGGAAATACAGAAGAGCATTCAGTAGGTGTAGTCTGCCGGGATGCGGCAGTCGTAGTtgtcgaggaggatgacTCGTACAATTCCAGAGATGACCGATCTTCTTACATCAGTCATGAACCTTCAGTAGACGCGATTATGAGTCACATAAGACACAAGGACAGAATCCCAATCAACGTTAGCCTCTGACGCCGCGCGATCTCCAGGTTATACCCATTCCAGGTTGGAAGgaccagcaccagcagcacgTCGGGGAAGATGGCGACACACAGGCGGTTCCGGTGACGAGGCTGGGAATTGATACATTTTGCATTTGGATAAAATAGATTGTCCCTCATTCTAGTGCAGTCTTAGTTCCTCGTTGATCGAGTCGAGAATCGTCTGGTTCGGTGTAAGTGAGCCAAGTTGGCAACTCTCCTGACATAATTCCAATTCACGACATAGACTAATATGGACTAAAGGCTTTGGAGGACACCCTCCGTCCCAGCTTGTCTCGAATTCGCTTCAGTATTGTTCtcattgccattgctggTATCCTTCTGGGTATTCCGTACGTTGACGGCCAACTGCTGGTACACAGTAACAACATGACAACTCAATCCACTGGACAGTCGTCAGTCTCTATCTAACGTCTGGGTCTCCTTCTCGTCATTTTGtgttttcctcttccttcgcTCCTCGCTCCAAAAGACCAACCGATCTCAGACACGCAGGCCGCAGGAGCTATAGCCTTGCCTTGCAACCACATCAGTGGTCTTGTTAGCAAGTGCCACAAAAACAAACTGGATGGACGTCCGCACGAAATTGCTCCGACTCGGGAGCCTACATGAGTGAGGGAGACCTGCTCGAGCCGAACGTGCAGGAGGCACTCTACGGCGCTAATTACGACCGTCTCTACAGCCTCAAGCAGCGGTATGATCCACGGGGATGTTCTTTGCGCTGACAGCTGTCGGCGTGCAGGATTGGGAGGTCCAGGTTACGGATCCTGTGCCTTATTCGGAATAATAATGGGTGGGTGTGTCCTGTTGCCTAGATTGCTTGATCATCATTTAGAAGAAAGGTATACCCTAGACACAGGTCGCTGTCTACAGGGTCCATACCAAGGCATGCTGGGTATCATCTTGGCGCACTGATTGCGATGTAGATGGTACAGTTCTCCGTAGTCGAGGCGCCAAGCACATCTATCAACCATAGACGAATACGGGACTTGCCGGAAGGAGGTAGGATTGACACTCATTTCTCCTGTTCGGGCAACTCTCTCGTATTGGCTGGGCGCATGAAGCGAAAAGCATTGCTTCGCCCTTTCCAGTGGCAAAGATGTATGATTTTACTGGAGTATAAGTAGAGCTTGATATTCGGGTCCGTCTGCATCCACCGAGCCAATTTCATTCCACAATGGCCTTCCACAGCGACGATCGTCCCCTTTTACCAGCGGACTTAGAACAAACCTCTC carries:
- a CDS encoding DUF4267 domain-containing protein, with protein sequence MSQSASVSLLTTVVGFIPISFGINAILRPEHALTFFEFEPPVAPSGRSLVDNLMIIYGVRDIFMGLTIYAAGFLGTRKSLGWTLIATSAVAFADGAVCWSQGHGQWNHWGYAPVLAIIGGLLVGSDCKNTTDKTH
- a CDS encoding putative ABC multidrug transporter encodes the protein MALNSTDNRWSTGEDTPSEAQLPDGEERLDAAPDEKVTAEDIDRRLTNLVRKISAQSRRSHHSFLFGAGENSSLNPQSPSFDARKWARAFYNARYRQDDGHPPRVVGVAFKNLNVFGYGSPVDYQMSVGNALLKVPTMVRQALGGGKQRVDILHDVEGLVLPGEQLCVLGPPGSGCSTFLRTIAGETHGLNVDAASYINYHGISPKQMSTAFRGEAIYTAEVDAHFPMLSVGDTLYFAALARAPQVIPGGLSRQEYAKHLRDVIMAMFGIGHTINTRVGNDFVRGVSGGERKRVTIAEAALGYSPLQCWDNSTRGLDSANAVEFCRTLRTQSDVFGITSCVAIYQAPQAAYDLFDKVLVLYEGWQIYFGAAHEAQAYFEQLGFQCPESQTTADFLTSMCSPAERIVKPGFEHMAPRTPEEFAQRWKESPQRQSLLHAIEKYSTEHPLDGPDLHQFALSRRAEKSHRQREKSPYTLSYRGQVKLCLWREWQRLKNDPSVTLAMLIGNFFEALIIASIFYNLTGDTSSFYYRGALLFMMVLLNAFASVLEILTLYEKRTIVEKQSRYAYYHPSAEALSSFIMSLPYKFVNSSLVNLTLYFMSNLRREPGPFFFFLLISTSMMLAMSMFFRWFASLTKTIDQALAPSSIILLALVLYTGFTIPVSYMRGWASWIRWLNPVSYGFEAVMINEFHGREFPCSSFVPSGPGYEDVSRTQRVCSTVGATSGSDVVSGDVFVRSSYGYVNSHRWRNFGIIIAMTVFLAVCHFVTTELVASKRSKGEVLVFRRGSAHIARAKQGQRDEEQPSASAVPSEKYSEAPTPVEGVETQTSIFHWEDVCYDVKIKNETRRILDHVDGWIKPGTLTALMGVSGAGKTTLLDVLASRTTVGVVTGETLVDGRQRDSSFQRKTGYVQQQDLHLATTTVREALEFSALLRQPPQYSREEKLEYVEKVIDLLHMRDYADAIVGVPGEGLNVERRKRLTIGVELAARPKLLLFLDEPTSGLDSQTSWSICNLMETLTRNGQAILCTIHQPSAMLFQRFDRLLLLAKGGKTVYFGEIGSGARTLMDYFVRNGGPPCPKGANPAEHMLEVIGAAPGAHTDIDWPAVWRNSPEYQQVRQELSRLRQLASQPSSVHSDDPSSYSEFAAPFPAQLGQVGRRVFQQYWRTPSYLYSKAILTVGSSIFIGFSFFKGDNTAQGLQNQVFGVFVFLFVVIQLIFQIIPTFVTQRTLYESRERQSKTYSWQAFVLSNIAVEFAWNTIAAVLCFLAWFYPVGLYRNAEYTDSVHSRSTLVFLIIWATFLFASSFAHLLIAGVESAELASALANIMGIMMYAFCGILAGPHALPGFWIFMYRVNPFTYLVSGLLSASLGDAPMHCAANEFLAFSPPANRTCGEYMEDYMALAGGYLLDSAARGDEQCQYCRVDNTSQYLRNFSIDFATRWRDFGLLWVYVAVNTFGAVFLYWLCRVPKGKKRL